Within Acanthochromis polyacanthus isolate Apoly-LR-REF ecotype Palm Island chromosome 3, KAUST_Apoly_ChrSc, whole genome shotgun sequence, the genomic segment TGCGTGTTTTGGGCTACGTTGTTACAGCATGTGATGCGTGTGTTGGGCTACGTTGTTCAGCATGTGATGCGTGTGTTGGGCTACGTTGTTCAGCATGTGATGCGTGTTTTGGACTACGTTGTTACAGCATGTGATGCGTGTGTTGGGCTACGTTGTTCAGCATGTGATGCGTGTTTTGGACTACGTTGTTCAGCATGTGATGCGTGTGTTGGGCTACGTTGTTACAGCATGTGATGCGTGTTTTGGGCTACGTTGTTACAGCATGTGATGCGTGTTTTGGACTACGTTGTTACAGCATGTGATGCGTGTTTCGGACTACGTTGTTACAGCATGTGATGCGTGTTTTGGACTACGTTGTTACAGCATGTGATGCGTGTTTTGGATTACGTTGTTACAGCATGTGATGCGTGTTTTGGGCTACGTTGTTACAGCATGTGATGCGTGTGTTGGGCTACGTTGTTCAGCATGTGATGCGTGTTTTGGGCTACGTTGTTCAGCATGTGATGCGTGTTTTGGACTACGTTGTTACAGCATGTGATGCGTGTTTTGGACTACGTTGTTACAGCATGTGATGCGTGTTTTGGACTACGTTGTTACAGCATGTGATGCGTGTGTTGGGCTACGTTGTTACAGCATGTGATGCGTGTTTTGGACTACGTTGTTACAGCATGTGATGCGTGTTTTGGGCTACGTTGTTACAGCATGTGATGCGTGTTTTGGGCTACGTTGTTACAGCATGTGATGCGTGTTTTGGGCTACGTTGTTACAGCATGTGATGCGTGTTTTGGACTACGTTGTTACAGCATGTGATGCGTGTTTTGGGCTACGTTGTTACAGCATGTGATGCGTGTTTTGGACTACGTTGTTACAGCATGTGATGCGTGTTTTGGACTACGTTGTTACAGCATGTGATGCGTGTGTTGGGCTACGTTGTTCAGCATGTGATGCGTGTTTTGGGCTACGTTGTTACAGCATGTGATGCGTGTTTTGGGTTATGTTTTGATAGCCTGTAATGGTTTGTTTTCACCACTTTCTTATTGTGGTATGCCTTGTCACAGCATCAGTTCATATGATTTGATGTTATCGATGATATTTCCACTGGTTTCAGAATAGaatctttatttttgaacatGTGTTTATGGTGCTGCTCCAACTTAACCTCACACAGAACTTTTAGTCTGTAAAATAGGTTTTTAAACATGTGGCAGCCATTGTAGGCTTACTTGCTTCAGCACTGAAGAACTAcaagagttttatttttaatctcaaaacatcctttaattcaattttgtgtttttttttccccacagatcTTGCTCAGCACATTGATGCTGGGAGCTGGACTGAGAAGACTGGCCATGATATTGAGGtaacaaagaaaagcataatTAGCTCCTCCAAAATACTGTTACTGTTTATACTACTGTTTACTTCATATAGAAGTCATCATGTAATGGAGAAGACAGCAGTTTTCAGTTATGTGTCTAATctcatctgttttatttattttagggcCTGCCACGCCAGATGTCTGTGAAATTTTTATCTTCTGTCAACACtgcaaataaaatgctttgttttccatcttATCTGTTACAGTACACACTTTCCATTGTCACAAACCAAGGGATTGAATTCCAGGAGGTCAGTTTTAAAAAGGTTTACACAAAGAAGAAACTGCTCTCTAAAATGCTTTTGTTGTTCCACATACTCTTCATTTTGAAGAGaaaggacacattttgaactcattgttttctttctattgtgagctggagagtctgtccgcttcggggaaggtcatcggtgctctgtgtggtgttgtatcgacgctggagacggtaaatggtggtgatgttgacattaaagtgacgggcaatgtctcggacagactctccagcttgcagacgtccgatggcttggttcctctcagtttggtttaagcgtggcatagttaaacagcaagtgaaatgcctatgatcttgaatgaaatttatacccactgaaggtgtcgataaatcgtgcatattcaattgcatgtgcaaagtgtgaatcatgtccacatcgtcaatgcattggtgtattgtGACAATTCGTTTtccgttttcacaccaaccttacaaaacgcaacagaaaatgttaagaacacaccatgcaccacaaagtaccaaatgcatttttgttttgggaaaccaaatttaatttttcatcgggtaaaagaaacttgcgtttcttttgcgtgAGTATATGTGGGCTGTCTATGCAGGACAATGTGTCCCTGCAGGAGGCTGAGCAGGTCTTCTTCAGTGGTGCTGCTTACCATCAAAGGTAAGAGGAAAGGATGCTTTCTTTTGATTTACACAATGcactaaaatgtttttgttttttaactgtttactaGTACAAGTAGTTAAAGTGTTCCAATGTCTGTGAATGTGTCCTCTTtaagtgtgtttctgtcatCCTGCAGTGATAATGTCTGACTACTATTTCAGTGAAGTGGAGGAATTCTCCTGAAGGATCAAAAAAGACCTGAAGAAAGAAGGCAGACTGTTCAGTTGGTACGTGCTGCTCATTTCAAAGGAGCTGTATTGgcatgaaatgtaaaaaataaaatatattttattaaataagtgAAATATGAACAGTTTATCAGATAAATCAGTGCTATATCTACTTATGCTTATTAACGTCTGTCTGTCAGGAGGAAGTGAGATCAGATGTTTTGCAGCAGGAGTCACAGACTTAAtttacttttgtgtgtgtgtgtgtgtgtgtagcttttatttttgtcattatcgtgtaaaataaatatatatctgtCTTTAGAGTTGCCCTTgcgttttgtctctttcctgtTAGATCTAGACTCCTCAAAGGCCATGACAGATGATTCTTTTATCTTAATAAAAAGAAGATTTTGAAAACTTGTGACATTGTAATGAGTACTACTTGTgtgaattaaacatttaacatcATAGGTAGAACATGAAGTAGTACTTTGTGTGGAATACTTGGTGGGGTCCAGAAAGAGCAGCCTCTGGCTCTGTAGAAAAACCTACAGGGGTTAAAATGAACGGGGAATTTTCCTTCAATAAGCCTTTTGCGTAGCAAGTATATTTTGAGTGAACTCGCCAATTTAAAACGTAAATTGCAGTAGGGCCGTATTCATGCAGACACATACTATTGAAAACACAAGGTACATTTtctgaaacacacaaatttTGTATTCAAAACAAGGAAGAAACCGCAGAGTAAATTTCAGGAACGTGTCGGTGGTTACACATTAAGAGAAGAATTAAATTTTAGGACACCAGAACATAGAACAACGATGAAAAGTTTTAGCCCGACAATAAATGGAGAACGGCTCTGGAACTGAAACAATGTTCAAACATCATCCAGTTTACAAatgaatacaaacaaaaaatctttgGAAGGGATGATGAAAATGAACATAATGACCACTAGAGCTCACAGTAGTATTGATTTGCAGTTGATTGATGTATAGTGCtgaagttttttgtcttttgcctCAGCAAAACTGTTGGCAGTGAAAATGATTCTCATTGAATATTTCATGGAACTGACTGTAATGAGTGAATGAATGtaggggtgggattaaataagtttgaACTTCGTCCCACTCCCTTTCAAACATGTTGAagcttttgttttcctctcattCTCATTATATGAGAGGCATGATGGactatttagttgtttttggttttttacaaataaaatcagaaaaacataaaatagtaGAAGCAGTAGATGATGACCAGCCGCACACAGCGCCATCATGTGATCTAGTCATACATGGGTATTATCTACATTTGTATCTATCCAGGCTAAAGGTTCCACCACTAACCAGGTTAAAGGTTCCGTCACTACCCAGGTTAAAGGTTCCGTCACTAACCAGGGTAAAGGTTCCGTCACTAACCAGGGTAAAGGTTCCGTCACTAACCAGGGTAAAGGTTCCGTCACTAACCAGGATAAAGGTTCCGTCACTACCCAGGTTAAAGGTTCCGTCACTACCCAGGTTAAAGGTTCCGTCACTACCCAGGGTAAAGGTTCCGTCACTACCCAGGGTAAAGGTTCCGTCACTACCCAGGTTAAAGGTTCCGTCACTACCCAGGTTAAAGGTTCCGTCACTAACCAGGGTAAAGGTTCCGTCACTAACCAGGGTAAAGGTTCCGTCACTAACCAGGGTAAAGGTTCCGTCACTAACCAGGGTAAAGGTTCCGTCACTAACCAGGGTAAAGGTTCCGTCACTAACCAGGGTAAAGGTTCCACCACTAACCAGGTTAAAGGTTCCGTCACTAACCAGGATAAAGGTTCCGTCACTACCCAGGTTAAAGGTTCCATCACTAACCAGGGTAAAGGTTCCACCACTACCCAGGTTAAAGGTTCCGTCACTATCCAGGATAAAGGTTCCGTCACTACCCAGGTTAAAGGTTCCGTCACTACCCAGGTTAAAGGTTCCGTCACTACCCAGGTTAAAGGTTCCGTCACTAACCAGGGTAAAGGTTCCGTCACTAACCAGGGTAAAGGTTCCGTCACTAACCAGGGTAAAGGTTCCGTCACTAACCAGGGTAAAGGTTCCGTCACTACCCAGGTTAAAGGTTCCATCACTAACCAGGGTAAAGGTTCCACCACTAACCAGGTTAAAGGTTCCGTCACTACCCAGGTTAAAGGTTCCATCACTAACCAGGGTAAAGGTTCCACCACTAACCAGGTTAAAGGTTCCGTCACTACCCAGGTTAAAGGTTCCATCACTAACCAGGTTAAAGGTTCCATCACTAACCAGGTTAAAGGTTCCACCACTAACCAGGTTAAAGGTTCCGCCACTAACCAGGGTAAAGGTTCCGTCACTAACCAGGTTAAAGGTTCCGCCACTAACCAGGTTAAAGGTTCCGCCACTATCCAGGTTAAAGGTTCCGCCACTATCCAGGTTAAAGGTTCCGTCACTATCCAGGTTAAAGGTTCCGTCACTATCCAGGTTAAAGGTTCCGTCACTATCCAGGTTAAAGGTTCCGCCACTAACCAGGTTAAAGGTTCCGTCACTAACCAGGTTAAAGGTTCCGTCACTAACCAGGTTAAAGGTTCCGTCACTAACCAGGTTAAAGGTTCCGTCACTAACCAGGGTAAAGGTTCCGTCACTAACCAGGGTAAAGGTTCCGTCACTAACCAGGTTAAAGGTTCCGTCACTAACCAGGGTAAAGGTTCCGTCACTAACCAGGTTAAAGGTTCCGTCACTAACCAGGGTAAAGGTTCCATCACTaaccagaaacagacagaaaagtgaaGATCTCTATACTAAACCAGACTTTGGATGGCATttcattggcctccagtacgaCTGTGAGGAACCTCAGAGTTGtctttgaccaggacatgtcctttaactcacacataaaactACTCTGTAGGACTTCATTTTTCCACctgagaaatattttaaaagttaGAAACATTCTTTTAACATccagttagcaaaagagatcatatttctcctacactggtttctcttcattggcttcctgttaaatttagaatacaatttaaaatccttctcctgacatataaagctcttaattaCCAATCTCCATCGGATCTCAgtgctcgatttagacggtcgccaggtcgccatttggtTATTTTGGATCTTAAAGACCTGATACAGGAGGTCCTGGGTTTACGGCATTTCATCACTACATCAGAACTAGTTCACTGGAACTAGTTTGTGAGCGGATGGATACATCGACCCGCGGCGctataagacagctttgtttacatttgttgcCACATTGGATcgtgctacattcgctaacattatggctcccaacttaagtcagacttacagtttacattttggtCGGTATTTTC encodes:
- the LOC127533096 gene encoding uncharacterized protein LOC127533096 — protein: MACFKAADLAQHIDAGSWTEKTGHDIEAKGSTTNQVKGSVTTQVKGSVTNQGKGSVTNQGKGSVTNQGKGSVTNQDKGSVTTQVKGSVTTQVKGSVTTQGKGSVTTQGKGSVTTQVKGSVTTQVKGSVTNQGKGSVTNQGKGSVTNQGKGSVTNQGKGSVTNQGKGSVTNQGKGSTTNQVKGSVTNQDKGSVTTQVKGSITNQGKGSTTTQVKGSVTIQDKGSVTTQVKGSVTTQVKGSVTTQVKGSVTNQGKGSVTNQGKGSVTNQGKGSVTNQGKGSVTTQGKGSTTNQVKGSVTTQVKGSATIQVKGSVTIQVKGSATNQVKGSVTNQVKGSVTNQVKGSVTNQVKGSVTNQGKGSVTNQGKGSVTNQVKGSVTNQGKGSVTNQVKGSVTNQGKGSITNQKQTEK